In Bacillus cereus ATCC 14579, a single window of DNA contains:
- a CDS encoding LysR family transcriptional regulator: protein MEAKERGRKLQIDDFQMMVVLAQESNMRKAAERLFVSQPALSQRLQSMEKQWGMKFFIRSQKGLTITPEGEKVANYAKEMLQREEDIKSELAVFRTETHGTLKIAVASVIGQYWLPPVLKKFVHKYPSVKISLFTGWSSEVQKQFYEGDVHVAILRGTQEYKGQKQQLFEDELYLVDKEIKDISMLKETNRPFIQFKSDSTYYGQIQNWWYGLFSNPPKRTIVVDQIETCKQLVLNGIGYALLPSTVLKEVQENMYKTPVQLTRETWLLTSDSARQLKQVQAFLEIIEEIQRGK from the coding sequence ATGGAAGCTAAGGAAAGAGGGAGAAAGTTGCAAATTGATGATTTTCAAATGATGGTTGTGTTAGCTCAGGAATCAAATATGAGAAAAGCGGCGGAACGTTTATTTGTTTCCCAACCTGCGCTGAGTCAACGATTACAATCTATGGAGAAACAATGGGGAATGAAGTTTTTTATTCGCTCACAAAAAGGATTGACAATTACACCTGAAGGGGAAAAAGTTGCAAATTATGCCAAAGAAATGTTGCAAAGGGAAGAAGATATAAAAAGTGAGCTGGCTGTTTTCAGAACGGAAACTCATGGAACGTTAAAAATAGCTGTTGCATCAGTTATTGGTCAATATTGGCTCCCTCCTGTTTTGAAAAAGTTTGTGCATAAATATCCTTCTGTAAAGATATCGCTGTTTACTGGATGGAGTAGTGAAGTGCAAAAGCAGTTTTATGAAGGAGACGTGCATGTTGCTATACTGAGGGGAACACAAGAATATAAAGGTCAGAAGCAACAATTATTTGAAGATGAACTGTATTTAGTTGATAAAGAAATAAAAGATATTTCGATGTTAAAAGAAACAAATAGGCCGTTCATTCAATTTAAAAGTGACTCGACTTATTATGGACAAATACAAAATTGGTGGTATGGTTTATTTTCTAATCCGCCTAAGCGAACGATTGTAGTTGACCAAATTGAAACATGTAAACAACTTGTTTTAAATGGTATAGGTTATGCCCTTTTACCTTCTACTGTTTTAAAGGAAGTACAGGAAAATATGTATAAAACACCTGTTCAACTGACGAGAGAAACATGGTTGTTAACAAGTGACTCGGCAAGGCAGTTGAAGCAAGTACAAGCATTTTTAGAAATTATAGAAGAAATTCAAAGGGGAAAATAA
- the dapD gene encoding 2,3,4,5-tetrahydropyridine-2,6-dicarboxylate N-acetyltransferase produces MKMMDANEIISFIQKSEKKTPVKVYIKGDLKEVTFPETVQAFVNKKSGVLFGEWSEIKTILDENNKHIVDYVVENDRRNSAIPMLDLKGIKARIEPGAIIRDHVEIGDNAVIMMNATINIGAVIGEGSMIDMNAVLGGRATVGKNCHVGAGAVLAGVIEPPSAKPVIVEDDVVIGANVVVLEGVTVGKGAVVAAGAVVTEDVPPYTVVAGTPARVIKEIDEKTKAKTEIKQELRQLNPEK; encoded by the coding sequence ATGAAAATGATGGACGCTAACGAAATTATTTCGTTTATTCAAAAAAGTGAAAAGAAAACTCCTGTAAAGGTATACATAAAAGGGGATTTAAAAGAAGTAACATTCCCTGAAACAGTACAAGCATTTGTGAATAAAAAATCAGGTGTATTATTCGGAGAATGGTCTGAAATTAAGACAATTCTTGATGAGAATAATAAGCACATCGTTGACTACGTTGTAGAAAACGATCGTCGTAATTCTGCAATCCCAATGCTTGATTTAAAAGGTATTAAAGCTCGCATCGAGCCAGGTGCTATTATTCGTGACCATGTTGAAATTGGTGACAACGCTGTAATTATGATGAATGCAACAATTAACATTGGTGCTGTAATTGGTGAAGGTTCTATGATCGACATGAACGCAGTACTTGGTGGACGTGCAACAGTCGGTAAAAACTGTCACGTAGGTGCAGGTGCTGTACTTGCAGGTGTTATTGAGCCACCTTCTGCAAAACCAGTTATCGTTGAAGATGATGTAGTAATCGGTGCAAATGTAGTTGTTTTAGAGGGTGTTACAGTAGGTAAAGGTGCAGTTGTAGCAGCGGGAGCTGTTGTAACAGAAGATGTGCCTCCATACACAGTTGTTGCAGGTACTCCAGCACGTGTAATTAAAGAAATTGATGAGAAGACAAAAGCAAAAACAGAAATTAAACAAGAGCTTCGTCAATTAAACCCAGAGAAATAA
- the fadH gene encoding 2,4-dienoyl-CoA reductase, with protein MKEKVVIITGGSSGMGKGMATRFAKEGARVVITGRTKEKLEETKLEIEQFPGQVLPVQMDVRNTDDIQKMIEQIDEKFGRIDVLINNAAGNFICPAEDLSVNGWNSVINIVLNGTFYCSHAVGKYWIEKGIKGNIINMVATYAWDAGPGVIHSAAAKAGVLAMTKTLAVEWGRKYGIRVNAIAPGPIERTGGADKLWISEEMAKRTIQSVPLGRLGTPEEIAGLAYYLCSDEAAYINGTCMTMDGGQHLHQYPF; from the coding sequence GTGAAAGAAAAGGTAGTTATTATAACAGGTGGATCGAGTGGAATGGGAAAAGGAATGGCGACTCGCTTTGCAAAAGAAGGGGCACGAGTTGTTATTACAGGACGTACAAAAGAAAAACTAGAGGAAACAAAGTTGGAAATTGAACAATTTCCAGGGCAAGTATTACCTGTACAAATGGATGTAAGAAATACGGATGACATTCAGAAAATGATTGAACAGATTGATGAGAAGTTTGGTCGAATTGATGTTTTAATAAATAATGCAGCTGGAAACTTTATTTGTCCAGCAGAAGATTTATCCGTGAATGGGTGGAATTCGGTCATTAATATTGTATTAAACGGTACATTTTACTGTAGCCATGCTGTCGGAAAATATTGGATTGAAAAAGGTATAAAAGGGAATATCATTAACATGGTAGCAACATATGCATGGGATGCAGGTCCAGGAGTTATTCATTCGGCTGCAGCGAAGGCAGGAGTATTAGCGATGACGAAGACGCTCGCTGTTGAGTGGGGACGTAAATATGGAATACGAGTTAACGCTATCGCTCCAGGACCAATTGAACGTACGGGCGGTGCTGATAAATTATGGATTTCAGAAGAAATGGCTAAGCGTACGATACAAAGTGTTCCGCTTGGAAGGCTGGGTACGCCAGAAGAAATCGCTGGTCTAGCTTATTATTTATGCTCAGATGAAGCTGCGTACATAAATGGAACTTGCATGACAATGGATGGAGGACAACATTTACATCAATATCCATTTTAA
- the abbA gene encoding antirepressor AbbA: MQREVVLTKEEESLLLDILFQQNYASEILAVELTDIENGLKQTDVMQYKKITR, from the coding sequence ATGCAAAGGGAAGTTGTTTTAACGAAGGAAGAAGAAAGTTTACTACTAGATATTTTATTTCAGCAAAATTACGCAAGTGAAATTTTAGCTGTGGAACTTACAGATATTGAGAATGGTTTGAAACAGACAGATGTGATGCAATATAAAAAAATCACAAGGTGA
- the cbpB gene encoding cyclic-di-AMP-binding protein CbpB: MISIPKDEFQQILVKDLMISSEKVAHVQIGNSLEHALLVLVKSGYSAIPVLDPMYKLHGLISTAMILDGMLGLERIEFERLDDMKVEQVMKEDIPVLKLDDSFAKALEMTIDHPFICAVNEEGYFEGILTRRAILKLLNKKVRQHNR; this comes from the coding sequence ATGATTAGTATTCCGAAAGACGAATTTCAACAAATTCTTGTGAAGGATTTAATGATTTCATCGGAAAAAGTAGCTCATGTCCAAATTGGAAATAGTTTAGAACATGCTTTACTCGTTCTTGTAAAATCTGGATATTCAGCGATACCTGTCTTAGATCCAATGTATAAACTACATGGTTTGATTAGTACTGCCATGATATTAGATGGTATGTTAGGATTAGAACGTATTGAGTTTGAAAGGCTCGATGATATGAAAGTAGAGCAGGTGATGAAAGAAGATATACCTGTTCTTAAATTAGACGATTCATTTGCAAAAGCTTTAGAAATGACAATTGATCATCCTTTTATTTGCGCTGTTAATGAAGAAGGCTATTTTGAGGGGATTTTAACACGTCGGGCTATTTTAAAATTGTTGAATAAGAAAGTAAGGCAACATAATCGATAA
- a CDS encoding EAL domain-containing protein: MIDALDVMSNLDKVLPYYQAIFSADEHTVIGYEVVGRIQTEEGIQSLASFFHDDSIPSEFQLEADNIIVEKALNRYLESDQKLLLFIHRNANVLMNDDDESLLQLLLRYEEQGLNLKQIVLEITEHECKEDIEQFNHLLMYYRTYGIQISINKVGTGTSNLERISVLAPDILKVDLTNLRQTALLQSYQDILYSLSLLARRIGATLLYEEIDAFYQLQYAWKNGGRYYQGNYLKECLPDFIETNVLKERLGNECHQFIQHEKKKLQKIYNLTEMLRDRIGDVLSKQKKNEDINDWLLQFSQSVSQCSFRIFICNEDGFQQSGNVMKKDGEWIVMPDYYMKNWSWRPYFLENIMKMRFENKARLSDLYADIETGEMVRTFSFPIDDDNFLFIDLSYEYLYEEDVLF, encoded by the coding sequence TTGATAGATGCATTAGATGTAATGAGTAACTTGGATAAAGTCCTTCCTTATTATCAAGCTATTTTTAGTGCTGATGAGCATACTGTAATTGGATATGAAGTAGTAGGACGTATTCAAACAGAAGAGGGCATACAAAGTTTAGCTTCTTTCTTTCACGATGATTCGATTCCAAGTGAATTTCAATTGGAAGCGGATAATATTATAGTAGAAAAAGCTTTAAATCGTTATTTAGAAAGCGATCAAAAATTATTATTATTTATACATCGGAATGCTAATGTATTAATGAATGATGATGATGAAAGCTTGCTTCAACTTTTATTGAGGTATGAAGAACAAGGTTTAAATTTAAAACAAATTGTTTTAGAGATTACAGAGCATGAATGTAAAGAAGATATAGAGCAATTTAATCATTTGCTTATGTATTATCGTACATATGGTATTCAAATTTCGATTAATAAAGTAGGAACGGGTACAAGTAATTTAGAGCGTATTAGCGTGTTAGCACCTGATATTTTAAAAGTAGATTTAACGAACTTAAGGCAAACAGCACTTTTACAATCTTATCAAGATATTTTATATTCTTTATCATTACTTGCTAGAAGAATTGGTGCAACTTTATTATATGAAGAAATAGATGCTTTTTATCAACTGCAATATGCTTGGAAGAACGGCGGAAGATATTATCAAGGTAATTATTTAAAAGAATGTTTACCTGATTTTATTGAAACGAATGTTTTGAAAGAGCGACTAGGTAATGAATGTCATCAGTTTATTCAGCATGAAAAGAAGAAGTTACAAAAAATTTATAATTTAACAGAGATGTTACGCGATCGCATTGGCGATGTTTTATCAAAACAAAAAAAGAATGAAGATATAAATGATTGGTTATTACAATTTAGTCAAAGTGTATCACAGTGTAGTTTTCGTATATTTATTTGTAATGAAGATGGTTTCCAACAATCAGGAAATGTTATGAAAAAAGATGGAGAATGGATTGTGATGCCGGATTATTATATGAAGAACTGGAGCTGGCGCCCGTATTTTCTCGAGAATATAATGAAAATGCGTTTTGAGAATAAGGCGAGGCTTTCAGATTTATATGCAGATATTGAAACGGGAGAAATGGTACGAACATTTTCTTTCCCGATTGATGATGACAACTTTTTATTTATAGATTTATCTTATGAATATTTATATGAAGAAGATGTTTTATTTTAA
- a CDS encoding glutaredoxin family protein: MKKIEVYTQPDCPPCVIVKEFLKHNNVAYEEFDVKKDAAARNRLLYDYDSYSTPTVVIDGEVVAGFQIEKLQQLLNIE, from the coding sequence ATGAAAAAAATTGAGGTTTATACACAACCCGATTGTCCGCCATGTGTTATTGTAAAAGAATTTTTGAAGCATAATAACGTTGCATATGAAGAATTTGACGTAAAAAAAGACGCTGCTGCTCGCAATCGTCTTTTATACGACTATGATTCTTATTCAACTCCAACAGTCGTAATTGATGGCGAAGTAGTTGCAGGTTTTCAAATTGAAAAGTTACAACAACTACTCAATATAGAATAG
- a CDS encoding metallophosphoesterase: MTHITRRNFLKIGMRTCLYSFITSGIGYYYAKYIEPHFISFTQHTLKSQLIPKSFHGMKILQFSDLHLGYYFSLQHLSQVVSKINAVNPDIVLFTGDLIDNYQTYTDTPFVASILKNIQAPFGKFAIYGNHDHGGYGTEYYEHIMRESGFELLLNSKKRIRLMDNSEISIFGLDDILLGKPKIEKTLQHARQNTYNIVLVHEPDIAPQISKYPINLQLSGHSHGGQVQIPFLGAIITPSLAKDYIEGFYTMQDLTLYVNRGLGRTRVPFRFMSKPEITIFTLQHS; encoded by the coding sequence ATGACGCACATTACAAGAAGAAATTTTTTAAAAATTGGTATGCGTACTTGTCTCTATTCATTTATAACCAGTGGCATCGGATACTACTATGCTAAATATATAGAACCCCATTTCATTTCTTTTACACAGCACACATTAAAATCACAACTCATCCCAAAAAGTTTTCATGGTATGAAAATTCTTCAATTCAGCGATTTACATCTCGGATACTATTTCTCGCTTCAACATTTATCTCAAGTTGTTTCTAAAATTAATGCTGTAAATCCAGATATTGTCCTTTTTACCGGAGATCTCATTGATAATTATCAAACGTATACTGACACTCCTTTTGTCGCGTCCATTTTAAAAAATATACAAGCCCCCTTCGGTAAATTCGCTATTTATGGTAACCATGATCACGGTGGATATGGAACTGAATACTATGAGCACATCATGCGTGAATCAGGATTTGAACTATTGCTAAATAGTAAAAAAAGAATTCGTCTAATGGATAATAGTGAAATTTCTATTTTCGGTCTCGATGATATACTACTAGGCAAACCAAAAATAGAGAAAACATTACAACATGCACGGCAAAATACTTATAACATCGTTCTTGTTCACGAGCCAGATATCGCGCCGCAAATTTCCAAATATCCAATCAACTTGCAACTTTCTGGTCATAGCCATGGCGGACAAGTACAAATTCCTTTTTTAGGGGCTATTATTACACCATCACTCGCCAAAGACTATATTGAAGGCTTCTATACGATGCAGGATTTAACTCTCTATGTCAATCGAGGCCTCGGAAGAACACGTGTCCCATTTCGTTTCATGTCAAAACCTGAAATCACAATTTTCACACTCCAACATTCGTAA
- a CDS encoding YkuJ family protein, producing the protein MSLLQGILTRLVSLQEQAESGEVAQRYFEVNGERKCSVKFFDKSEMYELEVYQQGEKPQVYQFDNIDMVAIEIYDIIS; encoded by the coding sequence ATGTCTCTACTCCAAGGAATTTTAACTCGACTTGTTAGTCTACAAGAACAAGCTGAAAGCGGTGAAGTAGCACAACGCTATTTTGAAGTGAACGGTGAGCGCAAATGTAGCGTGAAATTTTTCGATAAAAGTGAAATGTATGAGTTAGAAGTGTATCAACAAGGTGAAAAACCTCAAGTATATCAATTCGATAATATCGACATGGTTGCAATTGAGATTTACGATATCATTTCTTGA
- a CDS encoding ribonuclease H-like YkuK family protein yields MDGAHKFYNVSERHLNFDMVFNRICSFIEKDPRNLYRLSIGTDSQAHQKDTRFITAIHIHRVGKGAWGCLHHRSVKDKPATLREKIYLETQFSQEIACLFTPTHIQTIWELLHPYAQDGAGFIMEIHLDIGNDGLTKEFILDMTEKIRAMGLTAKIKPDAYAAFSYANRYTK; encoded by the coding sequence GTGGACGGTGCACATAAATTTTACAATGTTTCAGAGAGACATTTAAATTTTGATATGGTCTTTAACCGTATTTGTAGTTTCATTGAAAAGGATCCGCGAAATTTGTATCGATTATCCATTGGGACAGACTCGCAAGCGCATCAAAAGGATACGAGGTTTATTACAGCAATCCATATTCATCGTGTTGGAAAAGGTGCCTGGGGTTGTTTACACCATAGATCAGTAAAAGATAAGCCAGCGACCTTACGTGAGAAAATATATTTAGAAACGCAGTTTAGTCAAGAAATCGCATGTCTATTTACGCCTACTCATATACAAACAATATGGGAGTTATTGCATCCTTATGCTCAAGATGGGGCTGGATTCATAATGGAAATTCATTTAGACATTGGGAATGATGGCTTAACAAAAGAATTTATTTTAGATATGACAGAAAAAATTCGAGCGATGGGATTAACTGCAAAAATTAAGCCGGATGCTTATGCGGCGTTTAGCTATGCAAATCGATATACGAAATGA
- a CDS encoding cytochrome c oxidase assembly protein — translation MQISSAILCFVLYAYVIIAAVYFGISFYAYRLVDNNEYDETYKWVKRYLSPVLEIMNGFVLFLFIGLIAFSTSLVGNKTTLFVLGIIIFMLLGIRIGNTVFWNERKVDGWTGMLIPCMLAAIVTNIEHEYYQLHFWLIIVLTILSVLYISTVVLTYIAHEKGDVKGTRFFRGRALFWSVPTMVVIALIAILVNGYQFSNWQLFLENWWIFIFSFIAFLGATHYLFHQHHYIWALLFAFTQLLFAFFGQETLLFVFETFSSFGNIFVFAMLLVGIAFYLQQYFYIQKQK, via the coding sequence GTGCAAATTAGCAGTGCGATTTTATGTTTCGTCTTATATGCGTATGTTATTATTGCGGCGGTTTATTTTGGGATAAGTTTTTATGCCTATCGTCTAGTAGATAATAATGAATATGACGAAACATACAAATGGGTGAAGAGATATTTATCACCTGTACTAGAAATTATGAATGGGTTTGTGCTCTTTTTATTTATTGGATTAATTGCTTTCTCAACGAGTTTAGTAGGGAATAAAACTACGTTATTTGTATTGGGTATCATTATTTTTATGTTGTTAGGAATAAGGATTGGTAATACGGTCTTTTGGAATGAAAGAAAAGTAGATGGTTGGACGGGAATGTTAATTCCGTGCATGTTAGCTGCAATCGTGACAAATATAGAGCATGAATATTATCAATTACATTTTTGGCTTATTATCGTTTTAACAATTCTTTCTGTTTTGTATATAAGCACAGTAGTACTAACATATATTGCACATGAAAAAGGAGATGTTAAAGGCACTCGTTTCTTTAGAGGACGGGCATTATTTTGGAGTGTGCCGACGATGGTAGTTATCGCGCTTATTGCGATATTAGTAAATGGATATCAATTTTCTAATTGGCAACTATTTTTAGAAAATTGGTGGATCTTTATCTTTTCGTTTATTGCTTTTTTAGGTGCAACGCATTATTTATTCCATCAACATCATTACATATGGGCGTTGTTATTTGCATTCACACAGCTTCTATTTGCCTTTTTTGGTCAAGAAACATTATTATTCGTTTTTGAAACATTTAGTTCTTTTGGAAATATATTTGTATTTGCTATGCTACTTGTTGGTATCGCTTTTTACTTGCAACAATATTTTTATATACAAAAACAAAAATAA
- a CDS encoding potassium channel family protein, translating into MGEKEKEFAVIGLGRFGGSICRELAQLGMEVMAIDSDEDKINEFANIASHAVIADSTDEMVLKSLGIRNFDHVVVAIGDNLNSSILTTLILKELGVKNITVKAQNDYHEKVLSKIGADHIVHPERDMGKRIANNIASSNVLDYLELSDEHSIVEIIANKKIDGHSLIELDIRAKFGLNIVAIKRGKEVIVSPRATENIQAGDILIVIGHDDEVDRFKHFLR; encoded by the coding sequence GTGGGTGAGAAAGAAAAAGAATTTGCTGTCATTGGACTTGGTCGCTTTGGTGGAAGTATTTGCCGAGAACTAGCTCAATTAGGAATGGAAGTAATGGCAATCGATTCAGATGAGGATAAAATTAATGAATTTGCAAATATAGCTTCGCATGCTGTAATTGCAGATTCAACAGATGAGATGGTATTAAAAAGCCTTGGTATTCGAAATTTTGATCACGTAGTCGTTGCTATTGGAGATAATTTAAATTCAAGTATTTTAACGACTTTGATTTTGAAAGAGTTGGGTGTAAAAAATATTACTGTAAAAGCTCAAAATGATTATCATGAAAAAGTATTAAGTAAAATAGGTGCAGATCATATTGTGCATCCAGAACGTGATATGGGAAAAAGGATTGCTAATAATATTGCATCAAGCAATGTGCTAGACTACCTTGAGCTTTCAGATGAGCATAGTATTGTAGAGATTATTGCGAATAAAAAAATTGATGGGCACTCTTTAATTGAATTAGATATTCGTGCGAAGTTTGGATTGAATATTGTAGCAATTAAACGAGGCAAAGAAGTTATCGTATCCCCTCGAGCTACGGAGAATATTCAAGCAGGAGATATATTAATTGTCATTGGTCATGACGATGAAGTGGATCGATTTAAACACTTTTTAAGATAA
- a CDS encoding DUF3993 domain-containing protein, protein MRKYGIWLVLFVCVAFLVGYSVTTVLGKEEVEVDRKEVFTTIQKGYETQFSIRGKHLPMNKMIETLSPYFTDNFLQVFTDENSRSDKQSGEYLLPAKEAPFSFNSETKMSYDEEHKNLYVYERTKSGQYQIVTLKRDQDKWKLAGYHESQELLTEIKRLQQL, encoded by the coding sequence ATGAGGAAATATGGAATATGGCTTGTTCTATTTGTATGTGTTGCCTTTCTAGTTGGTTATAGTGTTACGACTGTTTTAGGAAAAGAGGAAGTGGAAGTCGATCGGAAAGAAGTATTTACAACGATACAAAAAGGCTATGAAACCCAGTTTTCAATTCGTGGGAAGCATTTGCCGATGAATAAGATGATAGAGACGTTATCACCGTATTTTACAGATAATTTCCTTCAAGTATTTACAGATGAAAATAGCAGAAGTGATAAACAAAGTGGTGAATATTTACTTCCGGCAAAAGAAGCACCGTTTTCTTTTAATTCAGAAACGAAAATGTCGTATGATGAAGAACATAAAAATTTATATGTATATGAGCGGACAAAAAGTGGACAATATCAAATTGTAACATTGAAAAGGGATCAAGATAAATGGAAGTTAGCAGGATATCATGAAAGTCAGGAACTTTTAACTGAAATAAAAAGGTTGCAACAATTATAA
- a CDS encoding N-acetyldiaminopimelate deacetylase, with the protein MTVSKFVQIRRDLHRIPEIGFKEWKTQQYILDYIGTLSHEFVEVKTWKTGVIVKVNGKNPEKIIGYRADIDGLPITEETGYEFASIHEGMMHACGHDVHTTIGLGLLTKAVSERIDDDLVFLFQPAEEGPGGALPMLESEELKEWKPNIILGLHIAPEYAVGTIATKEGLLFANTSELYIDLKGKGGHAAYPHTANDMIVAASHLVTQLQSVISRNVNPLDSAVITIGKITGGTVQNIIAEKSRLEGTIRTLSVESMKRVKSRIESIVAGIEASFQCEVIIDYGAMYHQVYNHEELTREFMEFVHKQTDMNVITCTEAMTGEDFGYMLREIPGFMFWLGVNSEYGLHHAKLKPDEEVIEKAITFLSQYVKWKGNRK; encoded by the coding sequence ATGACAGTAAGCAAATTTGTCCAAATTCGTAGAGATCTACATAGAATTCCAGAAATCGGATTTAAGGAATGGAAAACACAACAGTATATTTTAGATTATATAGGAACACTTTCTCATGAATTTGTGGAAGTGAAGACATGGAAAACGGGTGTAATCGTTAAAGTAAATGGAAAAAATCCCGAAAAAATAATAGGTTATCGTGCAGATATAGACGGTTTACCAATTACAGAGGAAACTGGATACGAGTTTGCTTCTATTCATGAAGGAATGATGCATGCATGTGGCCATGATGTACATACAACAATCGGTTTAGGCCTTCTAACGAAAGCTGTGAGCGAAAGAATAGATGATGACCTTGTATTTCTATTCCAGCCAGCAGAAGAAGGACCAGGCGGTGCTCTTCCTATGTTAGAAAGTGAAGAGTTAAAAGAATGGAAACCGAATATAATTCTTGGTCTTCATATTGCACCAGAATACGCTGTGGGGACAATTGCAACGAAAGAAGGACTGTTATTTGCCAATACTTCAGAATTATATATTGATTTAAAAGGGAAAGGTGGCCATGCTGCCTATCCACATACTGCAAATGACATGATTGTTGCAGCGAGTCATCTTGTTACACAGCTTCAATCCGTTATTAGTCGCAATGTAAATCCTCTTGATAGTGCAGTAATTACAATCGGGAAAATTACTGGTGGTACGGTTCAAAATATTATTGCAGAAAAATCTCGTTTAGAAGGAACGATTCGAACATTATCAGTGGAATCAATGAAGCGTGTAAAAAGCAGAATTGAGTCAATTGTTGCAGGCATCGAAGCTTCTTTCCAGTGTGAGGTGATTATAGATTACGGAGCAATGTATCATCAAGTATATAACCATGAAGAGTTAACGAGAGAGTTTATGGAATTTGTACATAAACAAACTGATATGAATGTTATTACATGTACTGAGGCAATGACGGGTGAAGATTTTGGTTATATGCTTCGAGAAATCCCTGGATTTATGTTTTGGCTTGGAGTAAATTCAGAATATGGTTTACATCATGCAAAATTAAAACCAGACGAAGAAGTGATTGAAAAGGCAATTACATTTTTAAGCCAATATGTAAAGTGGAAAGGGAATAGAAAATAA